The sequence below is a genomic window from Xylanibacillus composti.
GCTATCGAATTTTATAAGCGCCATTTTCATGCCCAAGAATTGCTACTAGTAACCTACGAAGACATGGAAAAACGTGACAGTTCATTTCAACTTACTGATGAAAATAAGCATTGGATTACTCACTCTGTTTTAACCATCGGTAAAACAAAGATAATGATCGCGGAAGACACAATGGACATCAGTGAAATGTATACGGTTGGAAATAATACGTCCATTTGTATTCAGAGTGCTGATTTAAAAGAAATTGAGAAGTTTTACAAGAGCTTGACCATGGATGAACGTGTAAGGATAATTGTCCCTTTATCCAGCAATATATTTAGCAAAGCATATGGGATCATTGAAGACCCTTTCGGTATTCAAATTCAACTGATGTATGACAATCGATTGTAATAAAGTGGTTCGTAGAGCCGGGATCGAACCCTCAAGGTTCGCCCCTTCAAGCGATCCGCCAAACACAAAAAAGCACGCCATTACTTGGCGTGTCAGATTGAAGACAAACTCCCGAACGACATGCATCGCATCGGGAGTTTGTCGTTGAATGAAATAAATGTGGAGCTAAACCTCGGGTTATTATCGAAAGGTCGACCTGACTTCCATAGCCAGGTCGCCAGTTTTTTCAGATTCATGGCTACAAACGTAAGCATCGCCTGCATGGTAACCTTCTCCAAGCCTCTCAAGGTCGTCCATCGCATGCCATGCTTTTCTTTCATGTCTGCAAACACACGCTCAATCGTTTCTTTTCGCTGTGCATAAATTTCTCGACTGCCTTCCGTGTGGCGCAAATGATCCACTTCCTCCAAATAGTGCACCTAGATGTGGCGGCGGCTGACCCGCTTGGTACAATCTCTGCTTTCCAATCAG
It includes:
- a CDS encoding VOC family protein — its product is MSTTLEAAIFLSMNGRAKEAIEFYKRHFHAQELLLVTYEDMEKRDSSFQLTDENKHWITHSVLTIGKTKIMIAEDTMDISEMYTVGNNTSICIQSADLKEIEKFYKSLTMDERVRIIVPLSSNIFSKAYGIIEDPFGIQIQLMYDNRL